One window of Vibrio sinaloensis genomic DNA carries:
- the rsxB gene encoding electron transport complex subunit RsxB, with translation MSSILIAIIAIVVLAAIFGAALGFASIRFKVEADPIVDQIDGILPQTQCGQCGYPGCRPYAEAIANGDDINKCPPGGQATIEKLADLMGVDAPDSAHDLENAVKTVAFIHEDMCIGCTKCIQACPVDAIVGGTKALHTVIKDECTGCDLCVAPCPTDCIEMIPVATTTENWKWQMNAIPVVDITDSANKQNSVN, from the coding sequence ATGAGTTCAATTTTAATCGCGATTATCGCCATTGTGGTATTGGCCGCTATTTTTGGCGCGGCACTGGGCTTCGCTTCGATTCGTTTCAAAGTGGAAGCAGACCCGATTGTTGATCAAATCGACGGCATTCTTCCTCAAACCCAGTGTGGTCAATGTGGATATCCGGGGTGTCGTCCTTACGCCGAAGCGATCGCCAATGGCGATGACATCAATAAGTGTCCTCCCGGCGGCCAAGCAACGATTGAAAAATTAGCTGATCTTATGGGTGTAGACGCCCCCGACTCGGCGCATGATTTAGAAAACGCAGTGAAAACAGTGGCATTTATTCATGAAGACATGTGTATTGGCTGTACTAAGTGCATCCAAGCCTGCCCTGTTGATGCGATTGTTGGTGGCACCAAAGCACTGCACACCGTCATCAAGGACGAATGTACAGGCTGTGACTTATGTGTGGCACCGTGCCCAACCGACTGTATTGAGATGATCCCAGTAGCGACCACTACTGAGAACTGGAAGTGGCAAATGAACGCCATTCCTGTTGTTGATATTACCGATTCTGCCAA